One window of Pelmatolapia mariae isolate MD_Pm_ZW linkage group LG18, Pm_UMD_F_2, whole genome shotgun sequence genomic DNA carries:
- the LOC134616747 gene encoding E3 ubiquitin-protein ligase RNF126-like translates to MAEAPPRPCRFFCHRCSAEISPRLPDYTCPRCESGFIEELPEERSAENGSASTSSSSDQFRPVLENMDHQHLFTFPPGYGPFALGIFDENFDLRLRLPTEDNRETENRREREMASRQRYGARQPRGRHVPRRQGTRHEGVPTLEGIIQQLVNGIIAPTAMPNIGMGPWGMLHSNPMDYAWGANGLDAIITQLLNQFENTGPPPADRERIKNLPTISITEEHVSAGLECPVCKEDYSVDESVRQLPCNHLFHNDCIVPWLEQHDTCPVCRKSLSGQNTATDPPGLSRMNFSPSSSSSSSPSSPSNENAASNS, encoded by the exons ATGGCTGAAGCTCCCCCACGGCCCTGCCGGTTTTTTTGTCACCGGTGTTCAGCAGAGATTAGTCCGCGTTTACCG GACTACACGTGTCCACGCTGTGAATCTGGTTTTATTGAGGAACTGCCTGAAGAAAGAAG tgctgaaaatgggtctgcCTCTACTTCCTCTTCCAGTGATCAGTTCCGCCCAGTCTTGGAG AACATGGATCACCAGCACTTATTCACATTTCCCCCGGGTTATGGTCCGTTCGCCCTTGGGATTTTTGATGAAAACTTTGACCTTCGGTTGCGGCTACCCACAGAGGACAACCGAGAGACGGAAAACAGGAGAGAGCGGGAAATGGCATCGCGGCAAAGATACGGTGCACGGCAACCACGGGGTCGGCATGTTCCTCGGCGACAGGGTACGCGACACGAAGGAGTGCCCACATTAGAGGG AATTATCCAGCAGCTAGTAAATGGAATTATAGCACCTACAGCCATGCCAAATATTGGGATGGGACCTTG GGGTATGCTACATTCCAATCCAATGGACTATGCCTGGGGTGCCAATGGGCTCGATGCTATCATTACGCAG TTATTAAACCAGTTTGAAAACACGGGTCCCCCTcctgcagacagagagaggataAAGAATTTACCCACGATTTCCATTACAGAGGAGCACGTCA GTGCTGGTTTAGAGTGTCCCGTGTGCAAAGAAGACTACAGTGTTGACGAGAGTGTTAGGCAGCTACCCTGCAATCATTTGTTTCACAATGACTGTATAGTACCGTGGCTGGAACAG CATGATACGTGTCCTGTGTGCAGGAAGAGTCTTAGTGGACAAAACACAGCCACAGACCCGCCGGGGTTATCGAGAATGAACTtctccccctcttcctcctcctcttcctccccaaGCTCACCTAGCAATGAAAATGCTGCCAGCAACTCCTag
- the sugp1 gene encoding SURP and G-patch domain-containing protein 1 yields MESGDAGRGGGGGWKSRPIQPQKSKMNMTILRQEKLIAQKKKEIEERMAEQAKMNVQTTSKPLSESSTSVQGASTNKFANDGSFLQQFMKMQKEKAHVSGSINDAKTPSTPILSPGGNALQKKSIFVGQRPGLGVSSMLNQFKSFSQSKKNPILSQRPSVFCSPDGEDEEEEADYSKFLEMKVSPPEDSDTRLIIDKMASFVAEGGPELEKKAKEDYKDNPVFSFLYDKSSVEYLYYKKKIAELKKDLQRPEKLSDNVSPPVDAETQQVAEKLAKFVAEGGPEVEAIAAERNRDNPAFSFLYDEQSPAHRFYKEKVKEYRAANSQNSADLTGDSRTAVKPPAAFPVPEISPQQSQPSALNFKESETPPVKRKRKSRWGSEDDKVDLPIPLIVVPHENSLPDPNAPSLSAQELRGLGYKKGKPLGLVGVTELSEDQKRQLKEQQEMQEMYDMIMKHKRAMADMQAMWEKAIREHQHEYDSDEEVDQQAGTWEHRLRKMEMEKTREWAESLTEMGKGKHFIGDFLPPEELEKFMETFKALKEGRDPDYSEYKEFKLTVENLGFRMLMKMGWKEGEGLGSEGQGIKAPVNKGTTAMNGAGFGIDRPAELTKGDDEYDAFRKRMMLAYRFRPNPLNNPRRPYY; encoded by the exons ATGGAGTCTGGCGATGCAG gtcgaggaggaggaggagggtggaaGTCCAGACCCATCCAACcacagaaaagcaaaatgaacatgACTATTCTCCGTCAAGAAAAACTGATAGctcagaagaaaaaagagatcGAAGAAAGAATGGCAGAGCAAGCAAAAATGAATGTTCAAACCACTAGCAAGCCTCTGTCTGAAAG TTCTACCAGTGTCCAAGGGGCTTCCACAAATAAGTTCGCAAATGATGGGAGCTTCTTAcagcagttcatgaagatgCAGAAGGAAAAGGCACATGTGTCTG GTTCCATCAATGATGCCAAGACCCCATCAACCCCAATTTTATCACCAGGAGGAAATGCGCTACAGAAAAAGAGCATTTTCGTTGGCCAGCGACCTGGCCTTGGAGTCAGCAGCATGCTAAATCAGTTCAAGAGCTTCTCACAGTCCAAGAAGAATCCTATTCTCAGCCAGAGGCCAAGTGTCTTTTGCTCTCCAGATGGTGAagatgaggaagaagaggcCGATTACTCCAAATTCTTAGAGATGAAAG TCTCTCCCCCAGAGGATTCAGACACCAGACTCATTATCGACAAGATGGCTTCTTTTGTGGCCGAGGGGGGACCTGAGTTGGAGAAGAAGGCCAAGGAAGACTACAAGGACAATCCTGTTTTCTC TTTTTTGTATGATAAGAGCAGTGTGGAATATCTCTACTACAAGAAAAAGATTGCAGAATTGAAAAAGGATTTGCAAAGACCAGAGAAACTCTCAgataatg TCTCCCCCCCAGTGGACGCGGAAACCCAGCAGGTGGCTGAGAAGCTGGCCAAGTTTGTGGCGGAGGGTGGCCCAGAGGTGGAAGCCATCGCTGCTGAGCGCAACCGAGACAACCCAGCCTTCAG TTTTTTATATGATGAACAAAGTCCAGCCCACCGTTTCTACAAAGAGAAAGTAAAGGAGTATCGTGCTGCAAACTCTCAGAACTCTGCAGATTTAACAGGAGATTCCAGGACAGCTGTTAAGCCACCAGCTGCTTTTCCAGTACCAGAAATCTCTCCGCAGCAGAGCCAACCATCTGCACTTAACTTTAAGGAGTCAGAAACCCCACCTGTGAAACGAAAGAGGAAGAGCAGATGGGGGTCTGAAGATGACAAAGTTGACCTGCCTATTCCTCTCATTGTTGTTCCTCATGAGAACAGTCTTCCAGACCCTAACGCACCATCACTTTCTG CCCAGGAGCTGAGAGGTCTGGGTTATAAAAAAGGGAAACCTCTTGGTCTGGTTGGAGTGACAGAATTGTCTGAGGACCAGAAGAGACAATTGAAAGAACAACAAGAG atgCAAGAGATGTATGACATGATCATGAAGCACAAGCGTGCGATGGCAGACATGCAGGCGATGTGGGAGAAGGCCATAAGAGAGCATCAGCACGAGTATGACAGCGATGAAGAGGTGGACCAGCAAGCGGGGACCTGGGAACATCGGCTCCGAAAGATGGAAATGGAGAAGACTCGCG AATGGGCTGAATCTCTGACAGAAATGGGTAAAGGGAAGCACTTTATTGGTGACTTCCTGCCCCCAGAGGAGCTGGAGAAGTTTATGGAGACTTTCAAGGCACTAAAG GAGGGTCGGGACCCTGACTACTCAGAATACAAAGAGTTTAAGTTGACGGTGGAGAATCTCGGTTTCCGAATGCTCATGAAGATGGGCTGGAAAGAAGGCGAAGGCCTCGGCAGTGAAGGACAAGGAATAAAGGCCCCTGTCAACAA GGGAACTACGGCTATGAATGGAGCAGGATTTGGAATTGACCGCCCAGCTGAGCTCACAAAAGGTGATGATGAATATGACGCTTTTAGAAAGAGGATGATGCTCGCCTACCGCTTCAGGCCCAACCCACTG AATAATCCACGGAGACCATATTACTAA